A single window of Hymenobacter sp. APR13 DNA harbors:
- the kdpA gene encoding potassium-transporting ATPase subunit KdpA, with amino-acid sequence MNNELLSIGGIYLVTLVLALPLGAYLARVFRGEKNLLDFMRPVENGIYRLSGIDARREMTWQQHMVALLTINLVWFLLAMLVLCTQGSLPLNPDGNPSMSPDLAFNTAISFLVNCNLQHYSGESGLSYLSQLVVITFLQFVSAATGIAAAVVVFNALQTRTTEKLGNFYDYFVKSLTRLLLPGSLLIALILAFNGTPMTLQGKQELITLQGDSVAVSRGPVAAMVAIKELGTNGGGFYGANSAHPLENPNFITNAVENIALVIIPIAMVFALGFYLKRRKLAYMIFGVMTMGFVALLAPTVYYEMHGNPAITKLGVDQALGAMEGKEIRFGAAASAYWSITNTIISCGSVNSMHDSFMPISGMSQMLGMMTNAFYGGCGVGLLNFFAYLIIAVFIAGLMVGRTPELLGKKIEAREMKIAVIVTLLHPLLILAGTALTAHLYAGNPTEYSGWLANPGYHGFSEMLYEFTSASANNGSGFEGLGDNTPWWNISTGVVLLLARFLPIVGPVAIAGLLARKKYVPESAGTLPADTATFGVMVLAVIVIIAALAFFPALALGPLAEHFSLY; translated from the coding sequence ATGAACAACGAACTACTCAGCATCGGCGGAATTTACCTCGTTACGCTGGTGCTGGCCCTGCCGCTGGGCGCGTATCTGGCCCGGGTGTTCCGGGGCGAAAAGAACCTGCTCGACTTCATGCGGCCCGTCGAGAATGGCATCTACCGGCTTTCGGGCATTGATGCCCGCCGCGAGATGACGTGGCAGCAGCACATGGTGGCGCTGCTCACCATCAACCTGGTGTGGTTCCTGCTGGCCATGCTGGTGCTGTGTACCCAGGGCAGCCTGCCGCTCAACCCCGACGGTAACCCCTCGATGTCGCCCGATCTGGCCTTCAACACGGCCATTTCCTTCCTGGTGAACTGCAACCTGCAGCACTACTCCGGCGAGTCGGGCCTGTCGTACCTCTCGCAGCTAGTGGTGATTACCTTCCTGCAGTTTGTGAGTGCCGCTACCGGCATTGCGGCGGCCGTAGTGGTGTTCAACGCCCTCCAGACGCGCACCACCGAGAAGCTGGGCAACTTCTACGACTACTTCGTGAAGAGCCTCACCCGCCTGCTGCTGCCCGGTTCGCTGCTGATTGCCCTCATCCTGGCCTTCAACGGCACGCCCATGACGCTGCAGGGCAAGCAGGAGCTGATTACGCTGCAGGGCGACTCGGTGGCCGTGAGCCGCGGGCCGGTGGCCGCCATGGTGGCCATTAAGGAGCTGGGTACCAACGGGGGCGGTTTTTACGGGGCCAACTCGGCTCACCCGCTCGAAAACCCCAACTTTATCACCAACGCCGTCGAGAACATTGCCCTGGTGATTATCCCGATTGCCATGGTGTTTGCGCTGGGCTTCTACCTGAAGCGCCGCAAGCTGGCCTACATGATTTTTGGGGTGATGACGATGGGCTTTGTGGCCCTGTTGGCCCCCACGGTGTACTACGAGATGCACGGCAACCCCGCCATTACCAAGCTCGGCGTCGATCAGGCGCTGGGGGCCATGGAGGGCAAGGAAATCCGCTTTGGAGCGGCGGCTTCGGCCTATTGGAGCATCACCAACACCATCATCAGCTGCGGCTCGGTGAACTCCATGCACGACTCGTTTATGCCGATTTCGGGCATGAGCCAGATGCTGGGCATGATGACCAACGCCTTCTACGGCGGCTGCGGCGTGGGTCTGCTCAACTTCTTCGCCTACCTTATTATTGCCGTGTTCATTGCCGGCCTGATGGTGGGCCGCACGCCCGAGCTGCTGGGCAAGAAGATTGAGGCCCGCGAGATGAAAATTGCCGTCATCGTGACGCTGCTGCACCCGCTGCTGATTCTGGCGGGCACGGCCCTCACGGCTCACCTGTACGCCGGCAACCCCACCGAGTACAGCGGCTGGCTAGCCAACCCCGGCTACCACGGCTTCTCCGAGATGCTGTATGAGTTCACCTCCGCCTCGGCCAACAATGGCTCCGGCTTCGAGGGCCTCGGTGACAACACGCCGTGGTGGAACATCAGCACCGGTGTAGTGCTGCTGCTGGCCCGCTTCCTGCCCATTGTGGGCCCGGTAGCCATTGCCGGCCTGCTGGCCCGCAAGAAGTACGTGCCCGAAAGCGCCGGCACCCTGCCCGCCGACACGGCCACCTTCGGGGTGATGGTGCTGGCCGTCATCGTCATCATCGCCGCCCTGGCCTTCTTCCCGGCCCTGGCGCTGGGGCCGCTGGCCGAGCATTTCTCGCTGTACTAG
- a CDS encoding J domain-containing protein — protein MSQNHYHVLGIAATATATDVKRAYKRLAVELHPDKHGGSALYEERFKAVAVAYGVLGDPQRRAAYDQQLRQAAQRAAEQQRQQQYRAPTQHVYGVPMPPPAPLRTRRPAGSGERHYRTIPKQRRFTRRDYLLTFGLLAAILAFVLGGKLIMDHVTAVSNYEDGLRAYRRARWSAAHAYFTQALHFKPEFGAALRRRGEIEQLINRDYAAARADYEAALTDAEPAAERAHLLFRVGQCLAGLGEADAAEQSFTVSLALDSTQSTAWLARGEVRLFEQQTFTKAAEDLTTGLRLRTRAGRPLPLKYLTYRGLAYYKMQDLTQARADYRQVLEANPKNGQVHFLLGRLAQQEGNPSAACEFFERAVRLGYAYADEARRQNCP, from the coding sequence TTGAGCCAGAATCATTACCACGTATTGGGCATAGCCGCCACCGCCACCGCCACCGACGTGAAGCGTGCCTACAAGCGGCTGGCCGTGGAGCTCCACCCTGATAAGCACGGTGGCAGCGCCTTGTACGAGGAGCGGTTTAAGGCCGTGGCCGTGGCTTACGGGGTGCTGGGCGACCCCCAGCGCCGCGCCGCCTACGACCAGCAACTGCGCCAGGCTGCCCAGCGCGCCGCCGAGCAGCAGCGGCAGCAACAGTACCGCGCCCCCACGCAGCACGTGTACGGGGTGCCCATGCCACCGCCGGCGCCCCTGCGCACCCGGCGGCCGGCCGGCTCCGGCGAGCGGCACTACCGCACCATTCCCAAGCAACGCCGCTTTACGCGCCGCGACTATCTGCTCACGTTTGGGCTGCTGGCCGCCATTCTGGCGTTTGTGCTGGGGGGCAAGCTGATCATGGACCACGTAACGGCCGTCAGCAACTACGAGGACGGCCTGCGGGCGTACCGCCGGGCGCGATGGTCGGCGGCGCACGCCTACTTCACGCAGGCCCTGCACTTCAAGCCCGAGTTCGGGGCCGCGCTGCGGCGCCGGGGCGAGATTGAGCAACTCATCAACCGCGACTATGCCGCCGCGCGCGCCGACTACGAAGCGGCCCTCACCGATGCCGAGCCGGCCGCCGAGCGGGCCCATCTGCTGTTTCGGGTGGGGCAGTGCCTGGCGGGTCTTGGCGAAGCGGATGCTGCCGAGCAGAGCTTCACCGTGTCGCTGGCGCTGGATTCCACGCAGAGTACAGCCTGGCTGGCCCGGGGCGAGGTGCGCCTGTTTGAGCAACAGACCTTCACGAAGGCCGCCGAAGACCTGACCACCGGCCTGCGCCTGCGCACCCGCGCCGGGCGCCCGTTGCCCCTCAAATACCTGACGTACCGGGGCCTGGCCTACTACAAAATGCAGGACCTGACCCAAGCCCGCGCCGACTACCGCCAAGTGCTGGAAGCCAATCCAAAAAATGGGCAGGTGCATTTTCTGCTGGGCCGGCTGGCGCAGCAGGAAGGCAATCCGTCGGCGGCCTGCGAGTTTTTCGAGCGTGCCGTGCGCCTCGGCTACGCCTACGCCGACGAAGCCCGCCGCCAGAATTGCCCCTGA
- a CDS encoding fasciclin domain-containing protein, with amino-acid sequence MKKTLLSFAVMAFMGAASVSSAQAQAKMTPGTVSVGGQAMYPNKNIVENAVNSADHTTLVAAVKAAGLVETLQGKGPFTVFAPTNAAFSALPAGTVETLVKPENKATLTKILTYHVVAGNMTADKIMAAIKAGKGTASLKTVSGGTLKAMMNGPKNVVLVDEKGNVSTISTYDVTQSNGVIHVIDKVLMP; translated from the coding sequence ATGAAAAAGACCCTTCTTTCTTTCGCTGTAATGGCCTTTATGGGCGCTGCTTCGGTTTCTTCGGCTCAGGCTCAGGCCAAGATGACGCCCGGCACCGTATCGGTGGGAGGCCAGGCCATGTACCCGAATAAGAACATTGTGGAAAACGCCGTCAACTCGGCCGACCACACCACACTGGTAGCTGCTGTGAAGGCTGCCGGCCTCGTGGAAACCCTGCAGGGCAAAGGCCCCTTCACGGTATTCGCTCCTACCAACGCCGCCTTCAGCGCCCTGCCAGCCGGCACCGTTGAAACGCTGGTGAAGCCCGAGAACAAGGCAACCCTCACCAAAATCCTGACCTACCACGTGGTAGCCGGCAACATGACCGCCGACAAGATTATGGCCGCCATCAAAGCCGGCAAAGGCACCGCCAGCCTCAAAACCGTGAGCGGCGGCACCCTGAAAGCCATGATGAACGGCCCCAAAAACGTAGTGCTGGTTGACGAGAAAGGCAACGTCTCGACCATCTCCACCTACGACGTGACCCAGAGCAACGGCGTGATTCACGTAATCGACAAAGTTCTGATGCCCTAA
- a CDS encoding phage holin family protein, which produces MGLFSDDDDATKTPRTDNIIGNLKGYLDTRIDLMRLEVQQKVKVAVVGTMHGAAMAGIGLVFFLFLNLFIALLLNEQLDSSYWGFGIVAGFYLVVLIVFLVGVDKKLFQGVADKLLDNTIYKSDKRQA; this is translated from the coding sequence ATGGGCCTTTTCTCCGACGACGACGACGCTACTAAAACTCCCCGTACCGACAATATTATCGGCAACCTGAAGGGCTATCTGGACACGCGCATTGACCTGATGCGGCTGGAAGTACAGCAGAAAGTGAAAGTTGCTGTGGTAGGCACCATGCACGGCGCAGCTATGGCCGGCATCGGGTTGGTCTTCTTTCTGTTCCTGAATCTTTTTATTGCCCTGCTGCTTAATGAGCAGCTGGACAGCTCATATTGGGGCTTCGGCATTGTGGCCGGCTTCTATCTGGTGGTGCTCATCGTGTTTCTGGTAGGCGTTGACAAGAAACTATTCCAGGGCGTAGCCGATAAGCTGCTCGACAACACCATCTACAAATCCGACAAACGTCAAGCCTAA
- a CDS encoding histidine kinase, whose protein sequence is MSTPADNHDDQQRDQSAERFLRLVQQRRRGRLKVYLGLAAGVGKTYRLLQEAHELRAHGVDVVLGYVETHGRPGTVAQLRDLPTVPRKHIFYKGRLLEELDVQGILQRRPSVVVVDELAHTNVPGSENEKRWQDVEQLVRAGISVLTAVNIQHLESLHDQVLRITGTDVTERVPDQVLKLADEVVNVDLTVGELRARLEEGKIYDAAKVPTALANFFQAENLLQLRQLAVRETANLISRQIETDGGGAAPVAPERRNQDRLLACINANAPAAKEIIRKTSRLADRLSAASWAVLYVQTPREAADRINLATQRHLLNNLQLTTELGGQILRVKATDAVPEILRVAQEKGVTLLICGVTSEKSWWQRLLRPGVTRRLIRAVARSPLDVDVFLVSY, encoded by the coding sequence ATGTCAACCCCAGCCGACAACCACGACGACCAACAGCGCGACCAATCGGCCGAGCGGTTTCTGCGGCTGGTGCAGCAGCGGCGGCGCGGGCGGCTGAAGGTGTACCTGGGGCTGGCTGCCGGCGTGGGCAAAACCTACCGCCTGCTGCAGGAAGCCCACGAGCTGCGCGCCCACGGCGTGGATGTGGTGTTGGGCTACGTGGAAACCCACGGCCGCCCCGGCACCGTGGCCCAGCTGCGCGACCTGCCCACCGTGCCGCGCAAGCACATCTTCTACAAGGGCCGCCTGCTGGAGGAGCTGGACGTGCAGGGCATTCTGCAGCGCCGCCCCTCGGTGGTGGTAGTGGATGAGCTGGCCCACACCAACGTGCCTGGCTCCGAAAACGAGAAACGCTGGCAGGACGTGGAGCAGCTGGTGCGGGCCGGTATTTCGGTGCTTACGGCCGTCAACATTCAGCATCTCGAAAGCCTGCACGACCAGGTGCTGCGCATCACCGGCACCGACGTGACGGAACGCGTGCCCGACCAAGTGCTGAAGCTGGCCGACGAGGTGGTGAACGTGGACCTGACTGTGGGCGAACTGCGCGCCCGCCTGGAGGAAGGCAAAATCTACGATGCGGCCAAGGTTCCCACGGCGCTGGCTAACTTCTTTCAGGCCGAAAACCTGCTGCAGCTGCGCCAGCTAGCCGTGCGCGAAACCGCCAACCTCATCAGCCGCCAGATTGAAACCGACGGCGGCGGGGCCGCGCCCGTGGCTCCCGAGCGCCGCAACCAGGACCGCCTGCTGGCCTGCATCAACGCCAACGCCCCCGCCGCCAAGGAAATCATCCGCAAAACCAGCCGCCTCGCCGACCGCCTCTCGGCCGCCTCCTGGGCCGTGCTCTACGTGCAAACGCCCCGCGAAGCGGCCGACCGCATCAACCTGGCCACCCAGCGCCACCTGCTCAACAACCTGCAGCTCACTACCGAGCTGGGCGGCCAGATTCTGCGCGTGAAAGCCACCGACGCGGTACCCGAAATCCTGCGCGTGGCCCAGGAAAAAGGCGTCACGCTGCTGATTTGCGGCGTCACCAGCGAGAAAAGCTGGTGGCAGCGCCTGCTGCGCCCCGGCGTAACGCGCCGCCTCATCCGCGCCGTAGCCCGCTCCCCGCTGGACGTGGACGTGTTTCTGGTGAGTTACTGA
- the kdpC gene encoding potassium-transporting ATPase subunit KdpC, with protein MKQNLLPAFRLTLVLLVVCCLIYPALVWAGAQLAPAGGHGETISHKGRVVGYDNVGQRFTRPEYFQGRPSAVDYNAAGSAGSNKGPSNPDYLATVQARLDTFLVQNPGVTKAQVPAELLTASGSGLDPHLSPAAAAVQVARVAKVRNLDAAKVQALVTEHTQHSAFGPDRVNVLRLNVVLDALQNR; from the coding sequence ATGAAACAGAACCTGCTTCCCGCATTCCGCCTGACCCTTGTGCTGCTGGTGGTGTGCTGCCTGATTTACCCCGCCTTGGTGTGGGCCGGCGCTCAGCTGGCCCCGGCCGGCGGGCATGGCGAAACCATCAGCCACAAGGGCCGCGTGGTAGGCTACGATAACGTGGGCCAGCGCTTCACCCGGCCCGAATACTTCCAGGGCCGCCCCTCGGCCGTGGATTACAACGCCGCCGGCTCGGCCGGCTCCAACAAAGGCCCCAGCAACCCCGACTACCTGGCTACCGTGCAGGCCCGCCTCGATACGTTTCTGGTGCAGAACCCCGGCGTAACCAAGGCCCAGGTGCCGGCCGAGTTGCTCACTGCCTCCGGCTCGGGCCTCGACCCGCACCTCTCGCCGGCCGCCGCCGCCGTGCAGGTAGCCCGCGTGGCTAAAGTCCGCAACCTCGATGCCGCCAAGGTGCAGGCCCTGGTGACGGAGCACACCCAGCACAGCGCCTTCGGCCCCGACCGGGTGAACGTGCTGCGCCTGAACGTGGTCCTCGACGCCCTGCAGAACCGCTAG
- the kdpF gene encoding K(+)-transporting ATPase subunit F, which yields MVTLFFLSLATFGYLCYVLLRPERF from the coding sequence ATGGTCACCCTGTTTTTCCTCTCCCTCGCCACGTTCGGCTACCTCTGCTACGTGCTGCTGCGCCCGGAGCGCTTCTAG
- the kdpB gene encoding potassium-transporting ATPase subunit KdpB — MSTKSQSLFQPALVSEAVKQAFVKLDPRIMFRNPVMFTVEIGTVVMLLVTLGLLVKPDAAQGSFGYNFTVFVVLFLTLLFANFAEAIAEARGKAQAESLRKTREETPARVLDANGQESSVSSSQLQKGQIFLVEAGEIIPTDGEIIEGLATIDESAITGESAPVIREAGGDKSSVTGGTKVLSDRIKVVVTTAPGESFLDKMIALVEGASRQKTPNEIALTILLAGFTLVFVLVCVTLAPFAEYSKTPIAISAFIALFVCLIPTTIGGLLSAIGIAGMDRALRANVITKSGKAVETAGDIDVLLLDKTGTITIGNRKATHFWPAPGITEAQMVEAATLASLTDETPEGKSIVELAGETRRSDVAGLRTRLQGAELIKFTAETRSSGVTLPDGTRLRKGASDAIRQLAARANQPFPQETTQRVEAIASNGGTPLVVSQNDQVLGVVELQDIIKPGIQERFERLRKMGIKTVMVTGDNPLTAKFIASTAGVDDFIAEAKPEDKMTYIRREQQQGKLVAMMGDGTNDAPALAQADVGVAMNSGTQAAKEAGNMVDLDNDPTKLIAVVEIGKQLLMTRGTLTTFSIANDVAKYFAIVPALFMVAIPALGALNIMGLKSPQSAILSAVIFNAVIIPLLVPLALRGVAYKPIGASALLRRNLLVYGLGGVIIPFIGIKVIDLVVGLFL; from the coding sequence ATGTCAACTAAATCTCAATCTCTCTTTCAACCCGCGCTGGTGTCGGAGGCCGTGAAACAGGCGTTCGTGAAGCTCGACCCGCGCATCATGTTCCGCAACCCGGTGATGTTCACCGTGGAAATCGGGACGGTGGTGATGCTGCTCGTGACGCTGGGGCTGCTGGTGAAGCCCGATGCCGCCCAGGGCTCGTTCGGTTACAACTTCACCGTGTTTGTGGTGCTGTTCCTGACGCTGCTGTTCGCCAACTTCGCCGAGGCCATTGCCGAGGCCCGCGGCAAGGCTCAGGCCGAAAGCCTGCGCAAAACCCGCGAGGAAACGCCCGCCCGCGTACTCGATGCCAACGGCCAGGAGTCGTCGGTTTCCTCTTCCCAGCTCCAGAAGGGCCAGATTTTCCTGGTGGAAGCCGGCGAAATCATTCCCACTGATGGCGAAATCATCGAGGGCCTGGCCACCATTGACGAGTCGGCCATTACGGGCGAGTCGGCCCCGGTGATTCGGGAGGCCGGCGGGGATAAATCCTCCGTCACGGGCGGGACCAAGGTGCTGTCGGACCGTATTAAGGTGGTGGTGACGACGGCCCCCGGCGAGTCGTTCCTGGACAAGATGATTGCCTTGGTGGAAGGCGCGTCGCGGCAGAAAACGCCCAACGAAATTGCCCTCACCATTCTGCTGGCCGGATTTACGCTGGTGTTCGTGCTGGTGTGCGTGACCCTCGCGCCGTTTGCCGAGTACTCCAAGACCCCCATTGCCATTTCGGCCTTCATTGCGCTGTTTGTGTGCCTGATTCCGACTACCATCGGCGGGCTGCTCTCGGCCATCGGCATTGCGGGCATGGACCGCGCCCTGCGCGCCAACGTCATCACCAAAAGCGGCAAAGCCGTGGAAACGGCCGGCGACATCGACGTGTTGCTGCTCGATAAAACCGGCACCATCACCATCGGCAACCGCAAAGCCACGCACTTCTGGCCTGCCCCCGGCATCACGGAGGCCCAGATGGTAGAAGCCGCCACCCTGGCCTCACTCACCGACGAAACGCCCGAGGGCAAGAGCATTGTGGAGCTGGCCGGCGAAACCCGCCGCTCCGACGTGGCCGGTCTGCGCACCCGCCTGCAAGGGGCCGAGCTGATCAAGTTCACGGCCGAAACCCGCAGCTCGGGCGTGACGCTGCCGGATGGCACCCGCCTGCGCAAGGGCGCTTCCGATGCCATCCGGCAGCTGGCCGCCCGCGCCAACCAGCCCTTCCCCCAGGAAACCACCCAGCGCGTGGAAGCCATTGCCAGCAACGGCGGCACCCCGCTGGTGGTCAGCCAGAACGACCAGGTGCTGGGCGTGGTGGAGCTGCAGGACATCATCAAGCCCGGCATTCAGGAGCGGTTTGAGCGCCTGCGCAAAATGGGCATCAAAACGGTGATGGTCACCGGCGACAACCCGCTCACTGCTAAGTTCATTGCCTCAACAGCCGGCGTGGATGACTTCATTGCCGAGGCCAAGCCCGAGGACAAGATGACCTACATCCGTCGCGAGCAGCAGCAGGGCAAGCTGGTAGCCATGATGGGCGACGGCACCAACGACGCCCCCGCCCTGGCCCAGGCCGACGTGGGAGTGGCCATGAACTCGGGTACCCAGGCCGCCAAAGAGGCTGGCAACATGGTGGACCTCGACAACGACCCCACCAAGCTAATTGCAGTAGTGGAAATTGGGAAGCAGCTGCTGATGACGCGCGGTACGCTCACCACGTTTTCGATTGCCAACGACGTGGCCAAGTACTTCGCCATTGTGCCCGCGCTGTTCATGGTGGCCATTCCAGCCCTGGGCGCGCTCAACATCATGGGCCTGAAGTCGCCGCAGTCGGCCATCCTCTCGGCCGTGATTTTCAACGCCGTAATTATTCCGCTGCTGGTGCCGCTGGCACTGCGCGGGGTGGCCTACAAGCCCATCGGGGCCTCGGCCCTGCTGCGCCGCAACCTGCTGGTGTACGGCCTGGGCGGCGTCATCATCCCCTTCATCGGCATCAAGGTGATTGACTTGGTAGTAGGGCTGTTTTTGTAG
- a CDS encoding ATP-binding protein has product MTELNNIPPMNLKTKITLAFVTMLLLLLGVSAFTLFSLNRLDRTARNVLQDNFYSVELGQRMLRALDSVQTAPPVALASFREALTREAGNVTEVGEQAVVDSLTATLARYERLPQAATAARLRTLTYRMIDLNTQALTRKNEAANLTATRQQRYVLALLTFALLTSLLFVLSVPEAAVGGLRKLTASIENATNQDYSSSIPVESYDEFGTVARAFNRMLVQLQDYRTSTLAQLMAERNRAASIVNNLDEGLLLVDEHRRVLLVNPVAAELLGQPAAGLLGQPADELARHNDLFRELLRHLDTPAAQRPQEPAPVLTLARNGEEVYYRVAVNDVISFNEALDKMEFVGSILTLHNVSEFKKLDQAKSNFLATVSHELKTPLSSINFSLKLLQNGKVGAVNEEQQRILATIKQENQRLLKLVGELIDVSRLESGNIQLNFQPTQVRDIVQFAADTIQLQLQPKQLTLDIQVPAELPPVRADIEKTTWVLLNLLANGIRYSPEQGQLHIRAALAPGGQQVEVLVQDDGPGIAPQYQEKIFQRFVQIPDKTGYRGGSGLGLSIAREFIGSQGGQLWVESELGSGSTFRFTLPVAG; this is encoded by the coding sequence ATGACAGAATTGAACAACATCCCGCCCATGAACCTCAAAACCAAAATCACCCTGGCCTTCGTCACTATGCTGCTGCTGCTGCTGGGGGTGAGTGCGTTTACCCTGTTCTCGCTCAACCGCCTCGACCGCACGGCGCGCAATGTGCTGCAGGACAACTTCTACTCCGTAGAGCTGGGCCAGCGCATGCTGCGCGCCCTTGACAGCGTGCAGACCGCGCCGCCGGTGGCGTTGGCCAGCTTCCGGGAGGCTCTTACCCGCGAGGCCGGCAACGTGACGGAAGTGGGCGAGCAGGCGGTGGTAGACAGCCTCACGGCCACGCTGGCCCGCTACGAGCGGCTGCCCCAGGCCGCCACCGCCGCCCGGCTCCGCACGCTCACCTACCGCATGATTGACCTGAACACCCAGGCCCTCACCCGCAAAAACGAAGCCGCCAACCTTACCGCTACCCGGCAGCAGCGCTACGTACTGGCGCTGCTCACCTTCGCCTTACTGACTTCCCTGCTGTTCGTGCTGAGCGTGCCTGAGGCGGCCGTGGGGGGCCTGCGCAAGCTCACGGCCAGCATCGAAAACGCCACCAACCAGGATTATTCGTCCTCCATTCCGGTGGAAAGCTACGATGAGTTTGGCACCGTGGCGCGGGCCTTCAACCGCATGCTGGTACAGCTGCAGGACTACCGCACCTCCACGCTGGCCCAGCTGATGGCCGAGCGCAACCGCGCCGCCAGCATCGTAAACAACCTCGATGAGGGCCTGCTGCTGGTGGATGAGCACCGCCGGGTGCTGCTGGTGAATCCCGTGGCTGCCGAGCTGCTGGGCCAGCCCGCCGCCGGACTGCTGGGCCAGCCGGCCGACGAACTGGCCCGCCACAACGACCTTTTCCGGGAGCTGCTGCGCCATTTGGATACGCCCGCCGCCCAGCGCCCCCAGGAGCCCGCCCCGGTGCTCACGCTGGCCCGCAACGGCGAGGAGGTATACTACCGCGTGGCCGTAAACGACGTTATCAGCTTCAACGAGGCGCTGGACAAGATGGAATTCGTGGGCTCCATTCTCACCCTGCACAACGTGTCGGAGTTCAAGAAGCTGGACCAGGCCAAGTCGAACTTCCTGGCTACGGTGTCGCACGAGCTGAAAACGCCGCTGTCGAGTATCAACTTCAGTTTGAAGCTGCTGCAGAACGGCAAGGTGGGCGCCGTAAACGAGGAGCAGCAGCGCATTCTGGCCACCATCAAGCAGGAAAACCAGCGGCTGCTGAAGCTGGTGGGCGAGCTGATTGACGTGTCGCGGCTGGAATCGGGCAACATCCAGCTCAACTTCCAGCCCACCCAGGTGCGCGACATCGTGCAGTTCGCCGCCGATACCATCCAGCTCCAGCTTCAGCCCAAGCAGCTCACCCTCGATATCCAGGTGCCCGCCGAGCTGCCCCCCGTGCGCGCCGACATCGAGAAAACCACCTGGGTGCTGCTCAACCTGCTGGCCAACGGCATCCGTTACTCACCCGAGCAGGGCCAGCTGCACATTCGGGCGGCGCTGGCCCCGGGCGGGCAGCAGGTGGAGGTGTTGGTGCAGGACGACGGCCCCGGTATTGCGCCCCAGTACCAGGAAAAAATCTTCCAGCGCTTCGTGCAGATTCCCGATAAAACCGGCTACCGCGGCGGCTCGGGCCTGGGCCTGAGCATTGCCCGCGAGTTCATCGGCAGCCAGGGCGGGCAGCTGTGGGTGGAAAGCGAGCTGGGCAGCGGCAGCACCTTCCGCTTCACGCTGCCGGTGGCCGGCTGA
- a CDS encoding porin: MKPLVLLTATALLTASAATAQTTPDSTAAAAAPANPLTTYGFVDGYYGYDFKHAATNQRPGFLYSHNRQNEFTVNNAVIGLRYDNGQVRGALGLHAGTYVSANYAAEDPVLKHLYEAYAGFRPFKKAWLDVGIFGSHIGFESALSKDNWTLTRSLMAENSPYYEAGARLTYEVSPKLTLTGLALNGWQNIRENNQAKALGTQIQWKPTDKLLINSSTFYGNEQPQDSVRRRRYFHDFYVSYAATDRLSLALVFDVGKQESEQRGGKADTWHTGAAFVRYKLADKWTAAARAEYYNADRGVIISTISPVAAATDFKVQAASLNLDYAPTSNVTFRVEGRTFHGRQPFLTDRNGNPTRNYGNLTSSIVLSF, translated from the coding sequence ATGAAACCACTGGTTCTCCTTACTGCTACTGCACTGCTCACGGCTTCGGCTGCTACGGCCCAAACCACGCCCGATTCCACGGCAGCTGCGGCGGCTCCGGCCAATCCGCTGACTACCTACGGGTTTGTGGATGGCTACTACGGCTATGATTTCAAGCACGCGGCCACCAACCAGCGGCCCGGCTTTCTGTACTCGCACAACCGCCAGAACGAGTTTACGGTGAACAACGCCGTTATCGGTCTGCGCTACGACAACGGGCAGGTGCGCGGGGCCCTGGGCCTGCACGCGGGCACCTACGTATCGGCCAACTATGCGGCTGAGGACCCGGTGCTCAAGCATCTGTACGAAGCTTATGCGGGCTTTCGACCCTTCAAAAAAGCCTGGCTTGACGTGGGTATTTTCGGCTCGCACATCGGGTTTGAGTCGGCCCTGAGCAAGGACAACTGGACGCTGACCCGCTCGTTGATGGCCGAAAACTCGCCGTACTACGAGGCCGGGGCGCGGCTGACCTACGAGGTGAGCCCCAAGCTGACGCTGACCGGCCTGGCACTCAACGGCTGGCAGAATATCCGCGAAAACAACCAAGCCAAAGCCCTGGGCACTCAGATTCAGTGGAAGCCCACCGATAAGCTACTCATCAACAGCAGCACCTTCTACGGCAACGAGCAGCCCCAGGACTCGGTGCGCCGCCGCCGCTACTTCCACGATTTCTACGTGAGCTACGCCGCCACCGACCGCCTCAGCCTGGCCCTGGTGTTCGACGTGGGCAAGCAGGAAAGCGAGCAGCGCGGCGGCAAGGCCGATACCTGGCACACCGGCGCGGCCTTCGTGCGCTACAAGCTGGCCGATAAGTGGACCGCCGCCGCCCGCGCTGAGTACTACAATGCCGACCGGGGCGTCATTATCAGCACCATTTCGCCGGTAGCCGCCGCCACCGATTTCAAGGTGCAGGCCGCCTCGCTCAACCTCGACTACGCGCCCACCAGCAACGTGACGTTCCGGGTAGAGGGCCGCACCTTCCACGGCCGCCAACCCTTCCTCACCGACCGCAACGGCAACCCCACCCGCAACTACGGCAACCTCACCAGCAGCATCGTGCTGTCGTTTTAG